A stretch of DNA from Methanolinea mesophila:
ACCAGCTGCTTCCTTCGCTGGCCCCGGTTGAGCACCTTCTCCTTTCCGGGGGTGATCTCCTGCACGAGGGGTGCGATCTCTTCCACGGTGACTTCCCGGTCATCCCCGAGTTTGTCCACCAGGTTCGTGATCCCTTCCTCATCCAGGCGTTCGACGAGGGTGACCAGTTCTTCCATCCGGGAACCGTCCACAGGCATGTACCGGGTGTGAATGCCCAGGATCTTCCTCCTGTCCACTGCCTCGGGCTCTCCCACGTAGACCAGCCGGTCGAACCTCCCGGCCCGGAGAATCGCGGGGTCGACGATATCGGGACGGTTGGTGGCTCCCATCACCACCACGTCCTTTAAGTCTTCGAGCCCGTCCATCTCCGTGAGGAACTGGTTGAGTACGCTCTCCATTACGTGCGAGTCCCCTCCGGTCCCCCTCGCCGGGGCGAGGGCGTCGATCTCGTCGAAGAAGAGGATGGACGGAGCCACCTGGCGGGACTTCTTGAACACCTCGCGTACGGCCCGTTCGCTCTCCCCGACCCACTTGGAGAGGAGCTGTGGCCCGCGGATAGCGATGAAGTTCGCCCCGCTCTCGTTCGCCACCGCTTTCGCGATCAGCGTCTTCCCGGTCCCCGGCGGACCATAGAGCAGCACACCTCTCGGCGGTCGGATCCCGAGCTCCTCGAACCGTTCCCGCTGAGTGAGCGGATACTCCACTGCTTCGCGGACCTCCTGCTTGGCCTCCTCGAGCCCACCCACTTCCTTCCAGGTGACGTGGGACACTTCCAGCATCACCTCCCGCATGGCGGAGGGGCCGACGTCCCTGAGTGCGCCCCGGAAGTCCCCGGAAGTAACCTGGAGGGTGTCCAGGACTTCCTGGGGGATCTCTTTCTCATCCAGGTCGATCGAGGGGAGGTAGCGGCGGAGCGCCCTGATCGCCGCCTCACGGGCGAGCGCCGCGAGGTCCGCCCCTACGAACCCGTGGGTCTGCTGGCTGATGAGGTCGAGGCTCACGTCTTCCGAAAGCGGCATTCCCCGGGTATGGATCTTCATGATCTCGATCCGGTCCGGCTCGCCCGGGACCCCGATCTCGATCTCCCGGTCGAAGCGTCCGGGCCTGCGCAGCGCGGGATCGATGGCGTCCAGCCGGTTGGTCGCCCCGATCACCACCACCTGCCCCCGCTCCTCGAGCCCGTCCATCATGGTCAGCAGCTGGGCGACAACCCGCCGTTCCACCTCGCCGGTCACCTCCTCGCGCCGGGGAGTGATGGAGTCCAGCTCGTCGATGAAAATGATCGAGGGGGAGTTCTCCCTTGCCTCCTCGAAGACCTCGCGCAACCGCTGTTCGCTCTCCCCGTAATACTTGGAGATCACTTCCGGCCCCGCGATGGAGATGAAGTGGGCGCCGCTCTCGTTCGCCACCGCCTTCGCGATCAGCGTCTTTCCTGTCCCCGGAGGGCCGTAGAGGAGCACTCCCTTGGGAGGCTCGATCCCCAGTTTCTGGAAGAGCTCGGGATGGCGGAGAGGGAGCTCTATCGTCTCACGGAGGCGCTGGAGCTCGTCTTTCAAGCCCCCGATATCCTCGTAGGAGATACGTTTCAGGCCCTCGAACCCCGCGGCGGGCTTCTCGGAGAACTCTATCCGGGTGTTCTTGGTAATGATCACCGCTTCCTCCGGCTCGATCTCCACCACCTTGTAGGAAACGATCTGGGGCTGGATGAAGGGCAGCCCGATGGTGATGGGCACCGAATCGTTCAGCATCACCGGAAAGTCGATCAGGGCGTTTAACGCATTGGGATTGTTGGCGACGGGGATATTCTTGGGGAGGTCCTCCGGGGGCGCCAGAACGACCACCTTCGCCTCCACCTCGTCCTTGATGGGTATTATGCGCACCGTGTCGCCGATGCTCACCCCGGCGTTCACCCGGGTGAAGTTGTCGATCCGGATCTTGTTCTGATTCCAGTCCTCAACCAGGGAGCGCCAGACTTTGGCCACCGTACGGCGTTTCCCTTCCACCGCCACGATGTCCCCGGGGGATATCTTCAAAAAAAGCATCGTCTCGGGATCGAGCCGGGCCTTTCCGCCCCCCTGGTCTCCCGGATACGCGCTATCCACCTTCAGATAAATCTCCGGCATGACCTAAAGGTCATATATACGGGGATTTATAAGTACTTGTTCAACCATGCGAATTCTTGTCCTCGATCCGTTCCGCGGGGCCGCGGGAGACATGATCACGGGATCCCTCCTCCACCTCGGGGCGGACCGCGACCAGGTCATCGCAGCAATGGCATCGGTGGTGGAAACACCCGAGATCGCCACGGTCAACAGGGTCGGGATTACGGCTTTTAAGGTCCATACCAGGGCGGGGCATTCCCACCGGACTCTCGACGAAGTATTAGACCGGCTTTCATCGGCAAAAGCCCCCGCTCCCGCACTTGAGATGGCAGGGAGGGTTTTTTCGCGGATCGCAAGGGCGGAGGAGGAAGTCCACGGAAAGACGGCCCATTTCCACGAGGTGGGTGCGGACGATGCTGTCGCGGATATTATAGGAGCGTGCACCGCCCTTCATACGCTCAACGTCGACGGTATTTGGGCGTATCCTGTCGCACTTGGCGGCGGGATGATCCAGGGCCACCACGGGAGCTACCCCGTCCCCGCCCCGGCGACCCTCGTCATCCTCCGCGACTCGTCCCTCGAATCGTTCCTGGGAAGCCCTGAGGACGGAGAACTCGCAACTCCTACCGGCGTCGCGCTGCTCGCGGAATTCGTCGCGTCCCTGCCCGGCGGTCCGCTCACCGGCCGGGTCACCGGCGTGGGGTACGGGGCGGGGACACGGGATTCCCCCCGGACTCCGAACGTGTTCCGTTCCATGATCCTGGAAGGAGAGGGAGGTACCCCCGGCCAGGTGGACATCCTGGAGACCAACGTGGACGACGTGAACGGTGAGGTGCTCGCCTCGGCTTTTTCCCGGATAATGGACGCAGGGGCCCGGGACGTAAGCGCAATTCCCTGCCTGATGAAGAAAGGCAGGCCCGGCTACCTCATACGGGTTATGGTCTCCCCGCACAAGAGCAGAGAGATGGCCAGGATGCTCGCCGCCGAACTCGGAACGCTCGGGGTGCGCTGCATTCCCTCCGTGCACCGGTTCGTGGCCGATCGTGAGTTCCGGAAGGTGACTGTGGAGGCCTTCGGCCAGCAACGGGCTATTACGGTGAAACTCGGGCTCCTGGAGGGGAAGATCTTCTCCCTGAAGGCGGAATATGATGAACTGGCGGCGTGGGCCGACGAGCTGGGAGTCCCGGTCAGGGAGCTTGCGCTTATCGTGGAGGACAGTGCCAGGGCAGCCTTTCGTGAGGAAAGGAGCACCTGATGGCGGATGCTCTCCTCCCGACGGGGAGCCCGGATCTCGACCGTCTCCTGGGAGGAGGAGTGGAGCCCCGGGTGATTACCCAGTTCTTCGGGGAGCCTGCCGGAGGGAAGAGCACCATCTGCGTGATGATCGCGGTCTCCTCGCTCCGACAGGGCAGGGGGGTCATCTTCATCGACACCGAGGGTTTTTCCATCGAGAGGTTCCGGCAGATTGCGGGTGACGATGCACTCGGTCTTTCCGAGAGGCTGATCCTCTTCGAACCCCATGACTTCGAGGAACAGGGTGTGGTGATCGGGCAGCTCGACCCCCATCTGAGGGGCGGCGATATCGGGCTCATCGTGCTCGATTCCGCAACCGGACTCTACCGGACCCGTCTGGCGAAAGGAAAAGACGCCATGCAGAAACTGACTGCCCAGATGGTACAGCTGCTGGGGTATGCAAAACGCTACGACATCCCGGTGGTGATCACCAACCAGGTCTACATGGACATGGTGAAGAACGTGTACATGGGCCTCGGGGGGACCGCGCTCGAGCACATCTCGAAGGTCATCGTGCGGATCGATCGTATTGATTCCCACCGGAAGGCCACCCTGGTCAAGCACCGGTCTCTCCCTGCAGGGGGAGTGCTCCGGTTCGACATTGTCAACGAGGGTATCCGCCCGCGGGAAAACCCGGTTTTAAAATAAATCTTCTTTATACCGCCGGCTGTGCCCGAAATTCGCTGGAAACCCGGCACGCTGTAGAACAGGAGCCTGTGCAGCACGGTCTTTCGCACGGTAACCCATCTCCCGGATATGCCGGGGGCCATATTTTATTAAATCATGATCCTGATTCTTTTCATGGATATGCGACCGCCGAATATGCTCATCGCCCTTATCGTCCTGATCCTGGTGGCGGCAACCGCCTTATCAGGCTGTACTTCGACCCCTCCGGTCACCCGGGGGGCTGAGGGCACACAAACCCGGGACACCCTGCAGGGTGAGGCCTGGCACCATTACGCCCTGACCGATGTCGTGAGCGGGACACAATTCAACGTCGGCGGGATGCGTGGAGAGCCGGTGCTCGTGTTTACCTTCACCCTCTCCTGCCCGATATGCACCCGGCAGCAGCAGGAGATACTCCGGCTCTCACAGATGCCCGATGTATCGTTCCAGGCGGTGGGCCTGGATATCGACCCGAACGAGAAAGCCGCAGATCTGAAGGCAAACGTCGAGGCAAACGGATACTATGGGTATTACGCCCTGTCCCCGGTCGATGCCACACAGATGCTTGTGGACTGTTTCGGGGTGCAGGTGATCACCCCCTCATCCGCTCCGGTAATCCTGGTTACTCCGGACGGGACGGCGCAAATGCTTCCGGCAGGAATAAAATCAGCCGAAAGCCTCCGGGAACTGATCCTCCAGGTGAGTTCGCACAGTGGATGATCTCTCCGCGTGGGGCATTTCCTTCGTCGCCGGGGTGCTCGCACCCCTCACCTCCCCCTGTGTCCTCCCGCTGTATCCCGGGTTCATCGCCTTTCTCTCCCGCCAGACCGGGAACACCGGGTCACGTTTTACCCCCGTTCTTCTGGGGCTCGTAGTGACTGCAGGAGTGCTGCTCTCGATGGCAGTGTTCGGGGTGATCGTCTCCTCGTTGTTCGCGGTCCCGCTCTCCCGGATGATCGGGATAATCTCCCCGGTGGCGTTTGGGGTACTGGCCGTCGCAGGGCTGCTCCTCATCCTGGGGATCGAACCGGGTATCCCCGTCTCCATAAAGACCCCCCGTTTCCGTTCCCCGTATCCGGCCGCGTTCGGCATGGGCCTCTTCTTCGGGATTGTCATACTTCCCTGCAACGCTATCTCCTTCGTGGTATTGATCGCCCTTGCCACGACGTTCACCGGTCTCCTCGCAAACCTGACGACCTTCATCGCGTTCGGGCTGGGAATGGCAGTCCCGCTCTTCCTCATCGCCGCGCTTTCGGCCAGAGGGGGTCCCGGGATGGTGGAATGGGTGACCCGGCACAAGAGGGGGATCGACCTCGTCACCGGGATCATCCTGCTCGGGATCTCTCTGTATTTCCTTGCGGAGTTCTTCGGGATTACGCCCGGTTGATTCCCCGGTATCGCTATACCGGTACCCTGAGCAAATCGGCTATGCCACCTTCCCGAAGAGGAACCATACCAAAACTCTTTTCGATCCTTATCGGGACATAGCTGCATTCGACTCCGGTTAACCCGGGAGACGGGATGGCAGGATTCGCAGGCGCCGGGTGCAGCGCATCGCACCGGTCGGAAGGAGGAGAGTGAGGAGTGTCTACGGTGCTGTTTACGGTTCTGGTTGCGCTCTGCATCATATCGGCATTCATCACCTGGGCGCTTGGTTTCACTATCCTGGCCAGGAACACGGCTTCCCTGACCCACCGTCTTTTTTTCCTTGTTATGGTGGCCGCAACCTACTGGGCATTCGGGGAATATTCCCTCTGGATGGCGGGCTCGTACGACGGGACCCTGTTCTGGCTTAAATTAAGCTCGTTCTGGCCCCTTGTCCCCGCGGCGACGCTCCATTTTATTCTGGTCCTGAGCGGCAGCAGCCTTTTGAAGCGGTCCAGGCCGTGGGTCGTTCCTCTCCTCATCTACCTGCCTGCCGTTCTCTTTGCATGTGCGGGGATCGGGACATCCCTGATCTACACCGTGGAGTTCGTGCCAGGGACGGGGTTCGTGTACCAGGTCGCCAGTGAAAGCTTCGTCTACATCGCCGAGAGCGCCTACACCCTCGTCGTTATGGGTGCTGCCCTGGCCGTAAGTACCGGTTCCTGGCTGAGATCCCGCGAGGAGAAGACCCGCCGCCAGTATCGGCTGGTGAGTGCGGGAATCGCCCTCGTGATCGCGTTCGGCATTCCGTCCGGAATACTCCTGCAGATCTATGGCATTTATCTTCCCAACCTGGTGTTTACCGGGATAATCCTCTTCTCGGTCATTATCACCTACAGTATCATCAGGTACGAGCTCTTCACCCTGAGTCCCGGCACTGCAGCGCCCGACATCGTCAGAATTCTCCCGGACGGCTTGATCATCGGCACCCTGGACGGGAGCATCGTCATGGCGAATGCCCGGGCGTCAGCGGTATGCAAGGCTCCCGGAAAGGACCTGGCCGGTAAAAAAATCACAGAATGTATCAGCGACCCGGCACTCTCTTCGATAATTCCGTCCCTTGTTGAGAGGGAGACCCTCTCCGACGTGGAGGTACTCCACCGGGGGGCGCACGGGATCGTTGTTCTCAGCATTTCGGGCGCTCTCGTCCGTGACCCGGCCGGGGACCCGGCCGGGTTCATTCTCATTCTCCGTGACATTACCCGTCGGAAGGAATCCGAACACGCCCTCAGGGTGGCGAACGAGAAGATCTCGCTCATGACACAACTGACACGGCACGATATCACGAACCTCGTCACCGCCCTGTGGGGATACCTCGACCTCCTGAAAAGCAGCCGTCTCACCCCGGACGAGAATAATTATCTTGAAAAATGCCTCGAAATAGTCGAGAAGATAGATCAGCACCTCATGTTCACGAGGGATTACCAGGAAATCGGGCTCTACAGACCTTCCTGGCAGCCGCTCGAAACGTTGTGTGCAAAAGCAGTCGCTGATCTCCCCGCCGGAAAGGTCGCGATAGTCCGAAATATCGACGATGTGGATATCTATGCCGACCCACTCATCTCAAAGGTCCTGTATAACATACTTGAAAATGCGTTCCGGCACGGGGGGAAAATTACACAAATTGATATATCCACGCAGGTGGGCGGAAGCGGGGACCTTCTTTTGGTGATTGCCGATAACGGCACGGGAATACGAAATGGCGAAAAGGAGAGGATTTTTGGGCAGGGGTACGGCAAACACACCGGAATCGGCCTCGCGCTTTCACGGGAGATCCTGTCAACCACCGGGATCACGATCCATGAGAACGGAGTGCCGGGAGAAGGTGCCAGGTTCGAGATCCGCGTTCCCGGACCGGCATGGAGAGATCACGGGAATGCGGGCTGAATCCCCGGTCGTTCCCAGATCCTCGGCCCTGGATCATGTTCCTCTTCTTTCCGGTACGTGCTCCTTCACTAGAATGGAATGGATCCTGAAAAAACCGTGACGGCCGGACCCTTCATCCGGGTCTCCTTGCCGAGGGAGATCACCAGGTTTCCTCCCGGAGTCTCCACGTCCACCTCGTCTCCCACCATCCCGAGTTTATGGGCCATCGCCGCGGCAGCGGTCGCCCCGGTCCCGC
This window harbors:
- a CDS encoding ATP-binding protein codes for the protein MSTVLFTVLVALCIISAFITWALGFTILARNTASLTHRLFFLVMVAATYWAFGEYSLWMAGSYDGTLFWLKLSSFWPLVPAATLHFILVLSGSSLLKRSRPWVVPLLIYLPAVLFACAGIGTSLIYTVEFVPGTGFVYQVASESFVYIAESAYTLVVMGAALAVSTGSWLRSREEKTRRQYRLVSAGIALVIAFGIPSGILLQIYGIYLPNLVFTGIILFSVIITYSIIRYELFTLSPGTAAPDIVRILPDGLIIGTLDGSIVMANARASAVCKAPGKDLAGKKITECISDPALSSIIPSLVERETLSDVEVLHRGAHGIVVLSISGALVRDPAGDPAGFILILRDITRRKESEHALRVANEKISLMTQLTRHDITNLVTALWGYLDLLKSSRLTPDENNYLEKCLEIVEKIDQHLMFTRDYQEIGLYRPSWQPLETLCAKAVADLPAGKVAIVRNIDDVDIYADPLISKVLYNILENAFRHGGKITQIDISTQVGGSGDLLLVIADNGTGIRNGEKERIFGQGYGKHTGIGLALSREILSTTGITIHENGVPGEGARFEIRVPGPAWRDHGNAG
- the larC gene encoding nickel pincer cofactor biosynthesis protein LarC, which produces MRILVLDPFRGAAGDMITGSLLHLGADRDQVIAAMASVVETPEIATVNRVGITAFKVHTRAGHSHRTLDEVLDRLSSAKAPAPALEMAGRVFSRIARAEEEVHGKTAHFHEVGADDAVADIIGACTALHTLNVDGIWAYPVALGGGMIQGHHGSYPVPAPATLVILRDSSLESFLGSPEDGELATPTGVALLAEFVASLPGGPLTGRVTGVGYGAGTRDSPRTPNVFRSMILEGEGGTPGQVDILETNVDDVNGEVLASAFSRIMDAGARDVSAIPCLMKKGRPGYLIRVMVSPHKSREMARMLAAELGTLGVRCIPSVHRFVADREFRKVTVEAFGQQRAITVKLGLLEGKIFSLKAEYDELAAWADELGVPVRELALIVEDSARAAFREERST
- a CDS encoding cytochrome c biogenesis CcdA family protein; protein product: MDDLSAWGISFVAGVLAPLTSPCVLPLYPGFIAFLSRQTGNTGSRFTPVLLGLVVTAGVLLSMAVFGVIVSSLFAVPLSRMIGIISPVAFGVLAVAGLLLILGIEPGIPVSIKTPRFRSPYPAAFGMGLFFGIVILPCNAISFVVLIALATTFTGLLANLTTFIAFGLGMAVPLFLIAALSARGGPGMVEWVTRHKRGIDLVTGIILLGISLYFLAEFFGITPG
- the radB gene encoding DNA repair and recombination protein RadB, which produces MADALLPTGSPDLDRLLGGGVEPRVITQFFGEPAGGKSTICVMIAVSSLRQGRGVIFIDTEGFSIERFRQIAGDDALGLSERLILFEPHDFEEQGVVIGQLDPHLRGGDIGLIVLDSATGLYRTRLAKGKDAMQKLTAQMVQLLGYAKRYDIPVVITNQVYMDMVKNVYMGLGGTALEHISKVIVRIDRIDSHRKATLVKHRSLPAGGVLRFDIVNEGIRPRENPVLK
- a CDS encoding CDC48 family AAA ATPase — encoded protein: MPEIYLKVDSAYPGDQGGGKARLDPETMLFLKISPGDIVAVEGKRRTVAKVWRSLVEDWNQNKIRIDNFTRVNAGVSIGDTVRIIPIKDEVEAKVVVLAPPEDLPKNIPVANNPNALNALIDFPVMLNDSVPITIGLPFIQPQIVSYKVVEIEPEEAVIITKNTRIEFSEKPAAGFEGLKRISYEDIGGLKDELQRLRETIELPLRHPELFQKLGIEPPKGVLLYGPPGTGKTLIAKAVANESGAHFISIAGPEVISKYYGESEQRLREVFEEARENSPSIIFIDELDSITPRREEVTGEVERRVVAQLLTMMDGLEERGQVVVIGATNRLDAIDPALRRPGRFDREIEIGVPGEPDRIEIMKIHTRGMPLSEDVSLDLISQQTHGFVGADLAALAREAAIRALRRYLPSIDLDEKEIPQEVLDTLQVTSGDFRGALRDVGPSAMREVMLEVSHVTWKEVGGLEEAKQEVREAVEYPLTQRERFEELGIRPPRGVLLYGPPGTGKTLIAKAVANESGANFIAIRGPQLLSKWVGESERAVREVFKKSRQVAPSILFFDEIDALAPARGTGGDSHVMESVLNQFLTEMDGLEDLKDVVVMGATNRPDIVDPAILRAGRFDRLVYVGEPEAVDRRKILGIHTRYMPVDGSRMEELVTLVERLDEEGITNLVDKLGDDREVTVEEIAPLVQEITPGKEKVLNRGQRRKQLVDVLVQHRLVLKDEPRDNLISAIAARSEGYVGSDIESLCREAGIFAMREGAENVTLKHFEQSLDKVHPTMNERLRESYGRIRQHFKGGLPKEVQPPEYQ